One region of Oxalobacteraceae bacterium OTU3CAMAD1 genomic DNA includes:
- a CDS encoding family 43 glycosylhydrolase — MKSSLATLALALPLAFSSTAHADEAASKPMYRDPVFDGAADVSIVYDRAAKLWKMFYTNRRATVKLPDPQDVAWVHGTAIGIATSPDGVRWRYQGTAQFPQECTDATLWAPDVMYKNGTYHMWLTIVPGVFHRWGVPGAEGRIEHLTSTDLAKWECAGTVKLDTGRMIDPTVVKLGQGYRMWYKDERAGSRILAADSQDLRDWKKVSDEPVNPTKGEGPKVFRFKGHYWLIADVWKGLMVLRSNDALKWTEQSGYILAEPGRAATDRSIGQHPDVVVDGERAFIYYFVHQKNEAEAATDPRWSQRTVIQVAELVYKDGKLHVDRNAAPAFQLHAPSP, encoded by the coding sequence ATGAAGTCCTCACTGGCCACCCTCGCGCTTGCGCTGCCGCTCGCCTTTTCAAGCACGGCGCACGCCGACGAGGCAGCGTCCAAGCCGATGTACCGCGATCCCGTGTTCGATGGCGCCGCCGATGTCTCCATCGTGTATGACCGGGCCGCCAAGCTGTGGAAGATGTTCTACACCAATCGCAGGGCGACCGTGAAGCTGCCCGATCCGCAAGACGTCGCCTGGGTGCACGGCACGGCCATCGGCATCGCCACTTCGCCGGACGGCGTGCGCTGGCGCTACCAGGGCACGGCGCAGTTCCCCCAGGAATGCACGGACGCGACGCTCTGGGCGCCGGACGTGATGTATAAAAACGGCACCTACCACATGTGGCTCACCATCGTGCCGGGCGTCTTCCACCGCTGGGGCGTGCCCGGCGCGGAAGGGCGCATCGAGCATTTGACCAGCACCGACCTGGCCAAGTGGGAGTGCGCGGGCACGGTGAAGCTGGATACCGGCCGCATGATCGATCCGACCGTGGTGAAGCTGGGGCAGGGCTACCGCATGTGGTACAAGGACGAGCGCGCGGGCAGCCGGATCCTGGCCGCCGACAGCCAGGATCTGCGCGACTGGAAGAAGGTCAGCGACGAGCCGGTCAATCCGACCAAGGGCGAGGGGCCGAAGGTGTTCCGGTTCAAGGGACACTACTGGCTGATCGCCGATGTGTGGAAGGGCTTGATGGTGTTGCGCTCCAACGATGCGCTCAAATGGACGGAGCAGTCCGGTTACATCCTTGCCGAGCCTGGGCGCGCGGCGACCGACCGTTCGATCGGGCAGCACCCGGACGTGGTCGTCGATGGCGAGCGCGCGTTTATCTATTACTTCGTCCACCAGAAGAACGAGGCCGAGGCGGCCACCGACCCGCGCTGGAGCCAGCGCACCGTCATCCAGGTCGCCGAGCTGGTCTACAAGGACGGCAAGCTCCACGTCGATCGCAACGCAGCTCCCGCGTTCCAGCTGCACGCCCCATCCCCCTAA
- a CDS encoding glycoside hydrolase family 6 protein → MRMTIRPTLAAILISCGALHGAQAQVNPALYVDPDSSAAIWSRNNPSDGRATDIRNRIANQPGARWFGNWSGEIGAAVGHYVGTAAYNDRTPVLVAYNIPARDCGQHSAGGAGSVQAYRDWIRAFAAAVGNRPAIVVLEPDALPQLDCLDAAGKTARLDLFKYAVSQFTALAPRAYLYLDIGNSAWLAPAEAATRLVNAGVTGARGFSLNVSNYRTDAESNPYGVAVADALRQRGLNKTFVVDTSRNGNGPKGTEWCDPAGRKLGVAPRVNAAGSQPEMALWIKSPGESDGCAGPAGTFVPELAYKMIYGY, encoded by the coding sequence ATGAGAATGACGATACGGCCAACCCTGGCCGCGATATTGATATCGTGTGGCGCCCTCCACGGCGCCCAGGCGCAGGTCAACCCGGCGCTGTATGTCGACCCCGACTCCAGTGCCGCAATTTGGTCCCGCAACAACCCCAGCGACGGCCGCGCCACCGACATCCGCAACCGCATCGCCAACCAGCCGGGCGCCCGTTGGTTCGGCAATTGGAGCGGCGAAATCGGCGCCGCCGTCGGCCACTACGTCGGCACCGCCGCATACAACGACCGCACCCCGGTGCTGGTGGCCTACAACATTCCGGCGCGCGACTGCGGCCAGCACAGCGCCGGTGGCGCGGGCTCGGTGCAGGCCTACCGCGACTGGATACGCGCCTTCGCCGCCGCCGTCGGCAACCGCCCGGCGATCGTGGTGCTGGAGCCGGACGCGCTGCCGCAGCTCGACTGCCTGGACGCTGCCGGCAAGACGGCGCGCCTGGACTTGTTCAAGTACGCCGTGTCGCAGTTCACCGCGCTGGCGCCGCGCGCCTATCTGTACCTCGACATCGGCAATAGCGCCTGGCTGGCGCCGGCGGAGGCGGCCACGCGGCTGGTCAACGCCGGCGTGACCGGCGCCCGTGGCTTCTCGCTCAACGTGTCGAACTACCGCACCGACGCCGAAAGCAATCCGTACGGCGTGGCCGTGGCCGACGCGCTGCGCCAGCGCGGCCTGAATAAAACCTTCGTCGTCGACACCAGCCGCAACGGCAACGGTCCGAAAGGCACGGAGTGGTGCGATCCGGCCGGGCGCAAGCTTGGCGTGGCGCCGCGCGTCAACGCCGCCGGCAGCCAGCCGGAAATGGCGCTGTGGATCAAGTCGCCGGGCGAGTCCGACGGCTGCGCGGGGCCGGCGGGTACGTTCGTGCCGGAACTGGCCTATAAGATGATCTACGGCTACTAG
- a CDS encoding glycoside hydrolase family 97 protein: MKRFSLTMAATAASVLYPLLCLSSASAASTGPVAIASPNGASIIKIERDGSRFSISRAGETVIAHSPLGLELDGAPEFAVLALEKQENVSIDRTIPLVATKASKARDRYRGATLVFRERAPEGRRLFIDVRAYDDGVAFRYRIDGNEQVRVRGERTAFVPAGDPACLVTVAQGSHEEPFDRLKVSQLRDGVAYDVPMVCAAPSGRTTYAITQANLNGYTGASLWREGGGLRVKLSAPPKRPVPAVVSPAGLTTAWRVVMLGDRAGDLIGSHLIGNLNPAPQGDFSWVKPGKAAWDWWSGPLVGMKPSMENYKRFIDFAADAGLPYYLIDAGWASGPGGCCDALPGTDITRAADGIDMPALVRYAADKGVGLMLWAHWDHVSPRIDEVLDTYAAWGIKGVKIDFMNRDDQDVVDFYQRVAAATAKRHLLLDMHGAYVPAGLQRTYPNFITQEGVLGAEWDKMTDKVTPRHNLMLPYTRMLAGPIDYTPGGFRNGSPATFKVREVLPMTQSTRGQALAMYVVYESPLQMVSDAPEAYRDAAGFDFVKRVPTAWDETRYLSGEPGRDIVLARRQGASWYLGAMTADEANGGGGVQRVPLRFLGAGKYRATIWEDGATPNDVTRVEREVHASDVLTLKLASAGGAVVVLEPVAVRAAKAKTSAGSRNN, encoded by the coding sequence ATGAAACGATTTTCCTTGACGATGGCGGCCACGGCCGCGTCTGTGCTGTATCCCTTGTTGTGCCTGTCGTCCGCTTCGGCGGCATCGACCGGGCCGGTCGCGATCGCGTCGCCCAACGGCGCCTCGATCATCAAGATCGAACGCGACGGCAGCCGCTTCTCGATTTCGCGCGCGGGTGAGACTGTCATCGCCCATTCGCCGCTGGGCCTGGAGCTCGACGGCGCGCCGGAGTTCGCCGTCCTCGCGCTGGAAAAGCAGGAGAACGTCAGCATCGACCGCACCATCCCGCTGGTCGCCACCAAGGCCTCCAAAGCGCGCGACCGCTATCGCGGCGCCACTCTGGTGTTCCGGGAGCGCGCGCCGGAGGGCCGCCGTCTGTTCATCGACGTGCGCGCCTACGACGACGGTGTCGCCTTCCGTTACCGCATCGACGGCAACGAGCAGGTGCGCGTGCGCGGCGAACGCACCGCGTTCGTGCCTGCCGGCGACCCCGCATGCCTGGTGACGGTCGCCCAAGGGTCGCACGAGGAGCCGTTCGACCGCCTGAAGGTGTCGCAGTTGCGCGACGGCGTCGCCTACGACGTGCCGATGGTGTGCGCGGCGCCGTCCGGACGCACCACGTACGCCATCACCCAGGCCAATCTCAACGGCTACACCGGGGCGTCGCTGTGGCGCGAGGGCGGCGGGTTAAGGGTGAAGCTGTCGGCGCCGCCGAAACGGCCGGTGCCGGCTGTAGTATCCCCGGCGGGGCTGACGACGGCCTGGCGCGTGGTCATGCTGGGCGACCGCGCCGGCGACCTGATCGGCTCGCATCTGATCGGCAACCTGAATCCGGCGCCGCAGGGCGACTTTAGCTGGGTCAAGCCGGGCAAGGCGGCCTGGGACTGGTGGTCGGGCCCGCTTGTGGGAATGAAGCCGAGCATGGAGAACTACAAGCGTTTCATCGATTTCGCCGCCGACGCCGGCTTGCCTTATTACCTGATCGATGCCGGCTGGGCCTCGGGGCCGGGCGGCTGTTGCGACGCGCTGCCTGGGACCGACATCACCCGCGCCGCCGACGGCATCGACATGCCGGCGCTGGTGCGCTACGCGGCCGACAAGGGCGTCGGCCTGATGCTGTGGGCGCACTGGGACCACGTTTCGCCGCGCATCGACGAGGTGCTCGATACCTATGCGGCCTGGGGCATCAAAGGCGTGAAGATCGATTTCATGAACCGCGACGACCAGGATGTCGTCGATTTCTACCAGCGCGTCGCGGCCGCCACGGCCAAGCGCCACCTGCTGCTCGACATGCACGGCGCCTACGTGCCGGCCGGATTGCAGCGCACCTATCCGAACTTCATCACCCAGGAAGGCGTATTGGGCGCCGAATGGGACAAGATGACCGATAAAGTCACGCCTCGGCACAACCTCATGTTGCCATACACGCGTATGCTGGCCGGGCCGATCGACTACACGCCGGGCGGCTTCCGCAACGGCTCGCCGGCGACCTTCAAGGTGCGCGAGGTGCTGCCGATGACGCAGTCCACGCGCGGCCAGGCGCTGGCCATGTACGTGGTCTACGAGAGTCCGCTGCAGATGGTGTCCGACGCGCCGGAAGCCTACCGCGACGCCGCCGGATTCGACTTCGTCAAGCGCGTGCCGACGGCATGGGACGAGACGCGCTACCTGTCCGGCGAACCGGGACGCGACATCGTGCTGGCTCGGCGCCAGGGCGCCAGCTGGTACCTCGGCGCGATGACGGCGGACGAGGCCAACGGCGGCGGCGGCGTCCAGCGGGTGCCGCTGCGCTTCCTGGGGGCGGGCAAGTACCGCGCCACGATCTGGGAGGACGGCGCCACGCCGAACGACGTCACGCGGGTGGAGCGCGAGGTCCACGCCAGCGACGTGCTCACCTTGAAGCTGGCATCGGCCGGCGGCGCGGTGGTGGTCCTGGAGCCCGTGGCGGTCCGGGCCGCCAAGGCAAAAACCAGCGCCGGCTCACGCAACAATTAA
- a CDS encoding antitoxin of toxin-antitoxin stability system: MAKEAVFTMKLEPELRADFMAEAEAAHRPASQILRELMREFVQRQREAREYDEFLQRKVDAGREAMRAGVGHSNDEVEAMFAARRARGKSAV, translated from the coding sequence ATGGCAAAGGAAGCTGTCTTTACGATGAAGCTTGAGCCGGAACTGCGCGCCGACTTCATGGCCGAGGCGGAGGCCGCCCACCGGCCTGCTTCGCAAATCTTGCGCGAGCTGATGCGTGAGTTTGTTCAACGTCAGCGGGAGGCGAGGGAATATGACGAGTTCTTGCAGCGCAAGGTTGATGCGGGGCGTGAAGCGATGCGCGCCGGTGTAGGACATTCCAATGACGAGGTTGAAGCCATGTTCGCCGCTCGGCGTGCACGTGGTAAGAGCGCGGTGTGA
- a CDS encoding Gfo/Idh/MocA family oxidoreductase, with protein sequence MSVQRRLRLGMVGGGDGAFIGAVHRIAGRLDDCYELVAANLSSNPEKAAASAAGLRLGSGRSYADYNEMARAEAARPDGIDAVAIVTPNYLHAPMATAFLEAGIHVICDKPLAISLAEGEALAALARERNKIFALTHVYAGYPMVRHARAMVAAGEIGEIRLVHVEYPQDWLAEAANQSEDYQRNNWHNDPLRAGPNGCLGDIGSHAYHLAGYVSGMLPNEILAELHAFTPGRKLDDHVHVMLRYANGARGMLWSSQMATGCENGLRLRVFGTKASLSFEQENPNELWLTPQGGCAQRLTRGRVRSAAADAATRVPSGHPEGYLEAFAQLYRDAAAQIHAIEAGQPMPELTQGMPDVGDGVAGLKFMDAAMESSRQGSRWIRISE encoded by the coding sequence ATGAGTGTGCAACGACGACTTCGGCTGGGCATGGTGGGCGGCGGCGACGGCGCCTTTATCGGCGCGGTGCACCGCATCGCCGGACGCCTGGACGACTGTTATGAACTGGTGGCGGCCAATCTGTCCAGCAATCCGGAAAAGGCGGCGGCCAGCGCCGCCGGCCTGCGGCTCGGCTCGGGCCGCAGCTACGCGGACTACAACGAGATGGCGCGCGCGGAAGCGGCACGGCCGGACGGCATCGACGCGGTCGCCATCGTCACGCCGAACTATCTGCATGCGCCGATGGCGACGGCCTTCCTGGAAGCGGGCATCCACGTCATCTGCGACAAGCCGCTGGCGATCTCGCTGGCCGAGGGGGAGGCGCTGGCGGCGCTGGCGCGCGAACGCAACAAGATATTTGCGCTGACCCACGTCTACGCCGGCTATCCGATGGTGCGGCACGCCCGCGCGATGGTCGCGGCCGGCGAGATCGGCGAGATCCGGTTGGTGCACGTGGAATACCCGCAGGACTGGCTGGCCGAGGCGGCCAACCAGAGCGAGGACTACCAGCGCAACAACTGGCACAACGATCCGCTGCGTGCCGGCCCGAACGGCTGCCTGGGCGATATCGGCAGCCATGCCTATCATCTGGCGGGTTATGTCAGCGGCATGCTGCCGAATGAGATCCTGGCCGAGCTGCACGCGTTCACGCCCGGCCGCAAGCTGGACGACCATGTGCACGTGATGCTGCGCTATGCCAATGGTGCGCGCGGCATGCTGTGGAGCAGTCAGATGGCGACCGGCTGTGAAAACGGCCTGCGCCTACGCGTCTTCGGCACCAAGGCCAGCCTCAGCTTCGAGCAGGAGAACCCGAACGAGCTGTGGCTCACGCCGCAGGGCGGCTGCGCCCAGCGCCTGACGCGCGGCCGGGTACGCAGCGCGGCGGCCGATGCGGCCACCCGCGTGCCGTCCGGCCATCCGGAGGGGTATCTGGAAGCGTTCGCCCAGCTGTACCGCGATGCCGCCGCGCAGATCCATGCCATCGAAGCCGGACAGCCCATGCCCGAGCTGACCCAAGGCATGCCGGATGTAGGCGATGGCGTTGCCGGCCTGAAGTTCATGGACGCGGCCATGGAAAGCAGTCGGCAAGGCTCCCGCTGGATTAGAATTTCAGAGTAA
- a CDS encoding PA14 domain-containing protein produces MNKHTTLPAMTLLAVLAASAGASAAEKAPVGLDANGHMRPVAASPSSAFSYSPIEHGVQIRVGGMTKNVIFYGPETVRVNTTLAGNFWRHPSIVVTGKPAAIAFKTRDGADTLTLESKLLHIVIDKASGALTFQDAKGKVYTRERQAGPQSLKKIEISGAPTYEAENTFTLKPDEGIYGLGFVGQGELNRRNKDLLLVQTNVGIVIPVMMSSERYGILWDTYSKMRFKDTPDGATLWAESAPGGVDYYFMGGNTLDKVVAGYRDLTGAAPMYAKQAFGLFMSKERYQTQDRLLEVARTFRKEQFPLDYIVQDWQYWGSDKDGTWSGMIWNPERFPDPKGMTKALHDLNLKLMVSIWPSIGNDTALAKELDQKGLRFEPLHWISKKARIYDAFSPAGRQIYFKHVKQGLLDVGVDALWMDGTEVEVGTAVHDAGETERDIKGLGDNAMGDFTRYLNPYSLMTTLGTYEGQRATSNKRAMTLTRSAWAGAQRTAATSWSGDTRASWKTLQEQINGGVNVTITGNPYWTQDTGGFFVSGFPGGEKNASYRELYARWLQYAAFNPLMRIHGTDVEREPYLFKQSDPEMYKSLRDAVHLRYRLLPYIYSLSWKVTHEGYTMMRALPMDFPDDKGVRDINDAFQFGPSFLVHPVTRQMYRFQPPPPATIPASALRTADGKPGLSGQYFEGTGFDTPKGKTVDATIDFQWPGPPLADIPAGLTSLDNFSARWNGSIVAPEDGEYELGLEGDDGFRLLIDGKVAAEDWKNGGKRYAGTKVTLKRGQSLPVKLEYFQGTNERNLRLVWRTPSQQASAAKDTGKPDTTMQTYLPAGADWYDFWTHERFAGGKTVAKDVPLDVFPLYVRAGAIVPMGPVVQYATERPDAPYEIRVYPGADGKFTVYEDDNETYDYEKGRYATYDLSWNDAAKSLTVGARKGAYPGQVRTRKLNIVLVSPKNATAIEPADATKSITYTGKPVSVKF; encoded by the coding sequence ATGAACAAACATACAACGCTGCCGGCGATGACGCTGCTCGCCGTTCTCGCCGCAAGCGCCGGCGCCAGCGCCGCTGAAAAAGCGCCCGTCGGCCTCGACGCCAACGGCCACATGAGGCCGGTCGCGGCTTCGCCCTCCTCCGCTTTCTCGTATTCCCCGATCGAGCACGGCGTCCAGATCCGCGTGGGCGGCATGACCAAGAACGTGATCTTCTACGGTCCGGAGACAGTCCGCGTGAACACCACCTTGGCCGGGAATTTCTGGCGCCACCCGAGCATCGTCGTCACCGGCAAGCCGGCAGCCATCGCCTTTAAGACCCGCGACGGCGCCGACACGCTGACCCTGGAAAGCAAATTGCTGCACATCGTCATCGACAAGGCGAGCGGCGCCCTCACCTTCCAGGACGCCAAGGGCAAGGTCTATACAAGGGAACGCCAGGCCGGACCGCAGTCCCTGAAAAAGATCGAGATCTCCGGCGCGCCGACCTACGAGGCGGAAAACACCTTCACGCTCAAGCCCGATGAAGGCATCTACGGCCTGGGCTTCGTCGGCCAGGGCGAACTCAATCGCCGCAACAAGGATTTGCTGCTGGTGCAGACGAATGTGGGCATCGTCATCCCGGTCATGATGTCGTCGGAGCGCTACGGCATCCTGTGGGACACCTACTCGAAGATGCGCTTCAAGGACACGCCCGACGGCGCCACGCTATGGGCGGAAAGCGCGCCGGGCGGCGTCGACTACTACTTCATGGGCGGCAACACGTTGGACAAGGTGGTGGCCGGCTACCGCGACCTTACCGGCGCGGCGCCGATGTACGCCAAGCAGGCCTTCGGCCTGTTCATGAGCAAGGAGCGCTACCAGACGCAGGACCGCCTGCTGGAGGTGGCGCGAACCTTCCGCAAGGAGCAGTTTCCGCTCGACTACATCGTGCAGGACTGGCAGTACTGGGGCAGCGACAAGGACGGCACCTGGAGCGGCATGATCTGGAATCCCGAGCGCTTCCCCGATCCGAAGGGCATGACCAAGGCCCTCCACGACCTCAACCTCAAGCTGATGGTGTCGATCTGGCCGTCGATCGGCAACGACACGGCGCTGGCCAAGGAGCTCGACCAGAAAGGCCTGCGCTTCGAACCGCTGCACTGGATTTCCAAGAAGGCGCGCATCTACGACGCCTTCAGCCCGGCGGGACGCCAGATCTACTTCAAGCACGTCAAGCAGGGCTTGCTCGACGTCGGCGTCGACGCGCTGTGGATGGACGGCACCGAGGTGGAAGTCGGCACGGCCGTCCACGACGCCGGGGAAACCGAACGCGATATCAAGGGGCTGGGCGACAACGCCATGGGCGACTTCACCCGCTACCTCAATCCCTACTCCCTGATGACCACGCTTGGCACGTACGAAGGTCAGCGGGCCACCAGCAACAAGCGCGCCATGACCTTGACCCGCTCGGCCTGGGCCGGCGCGCAAAGGACGGCGGCCACGTCCTGGTCCGGCGACACCCGGGCCAGCTGGAAAACCTTGCAGGAACAGATCAACGGCGGCGTCAACGTCACCATCACCGGCAACCCGTACTGGACCCAGGATACCGGCGGATTCTTCGTCAGCGGATTCCCGGGCGGCGAAAAGAACGCCTCGTACCGCGAGCTGTACGCGCGCTGGCTGCAATACGCCGCCTTCAATCCGCTCATGCGCATCCACGGCACCGACGTCGAGCGCGAGCCCTATCTGTTCAAGCAATCCGATCCGGAGATGTACAAGTCGCTGCGCGACGCCGTCCACCTGCGCTACCGGCTGCTGCCGTATATCTACAGCCTGAGCTGGAAGGTCACCCACGAGGGCTACACGATGATGCGCGCGCTGCCGATGGACTTCCCGGATGACAAGGGCGTGCGCGACATCAACGACGCCTTCCAGTTCGGGCCGTCGTTCCTGGTCCATCCGGTCACACGCCAGATGTACCGTTTCCAGCCACCTCCGCCGGCCACCATTCCGGCCAGCGCGCTGCGCACGGCCGACGGCAAGCCGGGACTGTCCGGCCAGTACTTCGAGGGCACCGGTTTCGACACGCCGAAGGGCAAGACCGTCGACGCCACCATCGACTTCCAATGGCCCGGGCCACCGCTGGCGGACATTCCGGCCGGGCTCACCAGCCTGGACAACTTCTCGGCCCGCTGGAACGGGTCCATCGTGGCGCCGGAGGATGGCGAGTACGAGTTGGGACTGGAAGGCGACGATGGCTTCCGCCTGCTCATCGACGGCAAGGTCGCCGCCGAGGACTGGAAAAATGGCGGCAAGCGCTACGCCGGCACCAAAGTCACGCTGAAGCGGGGGCAAAGCTTGCCGGTCAAGCTGGAATACTTCCAGGGCACCAACGAGCGCAACCTGCGGCTGGTGTGGCGCACGCCGTCGCAACAGGCCAGCGCGGCCAAGGATACCGGCAAGCCGGACACCACAATGCAAACCTACCTGCCGGCCGGCGCCGACTGGTACGACTTCTGGACGCACGAGCGCTTTGCCGGCGGCAAGACGGTGGCCAAGGACGTGCCGCTCGACGTGTTCCCGCTGTACGTGCGCGCCGGCGCCATCGTGCCGATGGGGCCGGTGGTGCAATACGCGACCGAGCGGCCCGACGCGCCGTACGAAATCCGCGTCTATCCGGGCGCCGACGGCAAGTTCACCGTCTACGAGGACGACAACGAAACCTACGATTACGAAAAGGGGCGTTACGCGACCTATGACTTGAGCTGGAACGACGCCGCCAAATCGCTCACGGTCGGCGCCCGCAAAGGCGCCTACCCGGGCCAGGTCAGGACGCGCAAGCTCAATATCGTGTTGGTGAGCCCGAAGAACGCCACCGCGATCGAGCCGGCCGACGCGACCAAATCGATCACCTATACCGGCAAGCCGGTATCGGTGAAGTTCTGA
- a CDS encoding alginate lyase family protein has protein sequence MKIRRAPADTYTASRVSTLRKCVGVAALVVLNSTVLPGYAGAAETRVFAHPGTPLTLSDLAAIKAKVDQGKEPWKSGYLQLAGDGRSRLTYGMAGPFATVSRAPHVNLNAWRSDMTAIGNLSRMWYFTGNEEYAKKARSILLAWATTHTEFSGRESMLDLGDFAFMFVGGADILRGTWPGWTEDDTTVVKKYFKDVLMPASNPYGEHMFGAANKGGLALVSLGLLAIFNDDAETLDKVVSQVRTLAHIGLRNSNDIGMLGDSLRDQGHAHGQLLSLAMLAEALWKQGIDIYSDFDDRLLAAGEYFARVNELAPTPALPFGTTDAYYTADNTNRGWGGGNIALNQIYGAYVVRKGMQAPFITQRRQWMPVSGSSFMFLKDADASTATPAPPLSIPATASVTSGWSNIDIGGASPAGSSTYADGKWTVKGAGNDIWGSRDGNHFAYKALTGDGAIIAKVESVQNTHPSAKAGVMIRTSLDQGAPRAWMAVTNRIQAEQNMPNLAVYGGTNYGNKALAIASSTASYWVKLERIGNVITGYISPDGSNWAATDVGRIQGPLPDTIYAGLVVSSLSNGTLNTSVFSNVQITGGDGAAPVVIPAAPVALLASSGDGAVPLRWQRSFGATSYTVMRATSSGGPYSTIAMDVTDGSYVDKSVANGTTYYYTVVADNAAGSSAPSPEDSATPVRPMVNVATGGTVSDNSNNPSNSSRAFDRNSGTSWFHTGTTGWIRYDIGHAETVRRYTLISSGDLAPRDPKDWQFQGSNDGLAWTTLDTQTNQAFATRLKLQSYTVASPGAYRYYRLNITANNGDTTFLALGELGLLVSRP, from the coding sequence ATGAAAATCCGACGAGCGCCGGCTGATACATACACTGCGTCGCGCGTCTCGACGCTACGCAAATGCGTCGGCGTCGCCGCGCTGGTCGTATTGAACTCAACGGTACTCCCGGGTTACGCCGGCGCGGCCGAGACCCGCGTGTTCGCCCATCCGGGCACGCCGCTCACGCTGTCGGACCTTGCCGCGATCAAGGCGAAAGTCGATCAAGGCAAGGAACCATGGAAGTCGGGCTATCTGCAACTGGCCGGCGATGGCAGGTCGCGCCTCACCTACGGCATGGCCGGCCCCTTCGCGACGGTGAGCCGCGCGCCCCACGTCAATCTCAACGCATGGCGCAGCGACATGACCGCGATCGGTAACCTCTCGCGGATGTGGTATTTCACCGGGAACGAAGAGTATGCGAAGAAGGCGCGTTCGATCTTGCTGGCGTGGGCGACCACCCATACCGAGTTCTCCGGCCGCGAGTCGATGCTCGACTTGGGCGACTTCGCCTTCATGTTCGTCGGCGGCGCCGATATCCTGCGCGGCACTTGGCCGGGTTGGACCGAGGACGACACGACCGTGGTTAAGAAATACTTCAAAGACGTCCTGATGCCAGCATCGAACCCCTACGGCGAACATATGTTCGGCGCCGCCAACAAGGGTGGGCTGGCCCTGGTGTCCCTCGGCTTGCTGGCCATCTTCAACGACGACGCCGAGACGCTCGACAAGGTGGTCTCCCAAGTCCGTACGCTCGCCCACATCGGACTGCGCAATTCCAACGATATCGGCATGCTGGGCGACTCGCTGCGCGACCAGGGGCACGCGCACGGGCAGCTACTGTCGCTGGCGATGCTGGCCGAGGCGTTGTGGAAGCAGGGCATCGATATTTATTCCGATTTCGACGACCGCCTGCTGGCGGCGGGTGAATATTTCGCCCGGGTGAACGAGCTCGCGCCCACCCCGGCGCTGCCTTTCGGCACCACGGACGCCTACTACACCGCCGACAACACCAATCGCGGCTGGGGCGGCGGCAACATCGCGCTCAATCAGATTTACGGCGCCTACGTCGTCCGCAAGGGCATGCAAGCCCCCTTCATCACTCAACGACGCCAGTGGATGCCGGTCAGCGGCAGCAGTTTCATGTTCCTGAAGGACGCCGACGCGTCGACGGCGACGCCGGCTCCACCGTTGTCGATTCCCGCGACCGCCTCGGTCACCTCGGGATGGAGCAATATCGATATCGGCGGCGCCAGCCCGGCCGGATCGTCCACTTACGCCGACGGCAAATGGACAGTGAAGGGGGCGGGCAACGATATCTGGGGCTCGAGGGACGGTAACCACTTCGCCTACAAGGCCCTCACCGGCGACGGCGCCATCATCGCCAAAGTCGAATCGGTGCAGAACACGCACCCGTCCGCCAAAGCGGGTGTGATGATACGCACCAGCCTTGATCAAGGCGCCCCGCGTGCCTGGATGGCCGTCACCAACCGAATCCAGGCGGAACAGAATATGCCGAACCTGGCGGTGTACGGCGGCACCAACTACGGCAACAAGGCGCTCGCCATCGCCAGCTCCACGGCCTCGTATTGGGTCAAGCTCGAGCGCATCGGCAACGTTATCACCGGCTACATTTCGCCTGATGGCAGCAACTGGGCAGCCACCGACGTCGGCCGCATCCAGGGTCCGCTTCCCGATACGATCTACGCCGGGCTGGTGGTGTCCTCGCTCTCGAATGGCACGCTCAACACCTCCGTGTTCAGCAATGTCCAGATCACCGGCGGCGACGGCGCCGCGCCGGTCGTCATTCCCGCCGCCCCGGTCGCGCTGTTGGCCTCGTCCGGTGATGGCGCCGTGCCGTTGCGTTGGCAACGCTCCTTCGGCGCCACCAGCTACACCGTCATGCGCGCCACCTCCAGCGGCGGTCCCTACTCGACCATTGCGATGGACGTGACCGACGGCAGCTATGTCGACAAGTCGGTCGCCAATGGCACGACCTACTACTACACCGTGGTGGCCGACAACGCCGCCGGCAGCAGCGCTCCTTCCCCGGAGGACAGCGCCACGCCGGTGCGCCCGATGGTGAACGTGGCCACCGGCGGCACCGTCAGCGACAACTCGAACAACCCGTCCAACTCTTCCCGTGCCTTCGACCGCAATTCCGGGACGTCATGGTTCCACACCGGCACGACGGGCTGGATCCGGTACGATATCGGGCACGCCGAGACCGTCCGGCGCTATACGCTCATCAGCTCCGGCGACCTGGCCCCGCGCGATCCGAAAGACTGGCAGTTCCAGGGCTCCAACGACGGCCTCGCCTGGACCACGCTCGACACCCAAACCAACCAGGCGTTCGCCACCCGCCTCAAGCTGCAAAGCTACACGGTGGCAAGTCCAGGTGCTTATCGCTACTACCGGCTCAACATCACGGCCAACAACGGCGACACCACCTTCCTGGCGCTCGGCGAATTGGGCCTGCTCGTTTCCAGGCCGTAG